The genomic region TTCCCGGACGCCAGGGTAAGTAATAGCATTGTGCCGTGCCATCGGGCAAAGACTGCATGAACCTTGTTATCGCCGAAAAATCATCGTCTTACCGTGCAAAACCACATGCACGACGATCCGGAGTGGCGCACACTTCCTGCCCGCGGTAATTTCACAATGCCACGAAGGCCCGGCTATTGTGCCGATCCCCTTCAGCACTTACCAGTAGGCTGCGTGGCGAGTTCCGAGCCCTGACTTGACCGGGCCCGCCGCACCGTTCACGCGGTGCCTTTTTCGGATTGATTGAGATGAGCCAACATTTTCAACACGATGTGCTGGTGATTGGCAGTGGTGCCGCCGGCCTGAGCCTGGCGCTGACCTTGCCGGGCCACCTGCGCATTGCCGTGCTGAGCAAGGGCGACCTGGCCAACGGCTCGACCTTCTGGGCCCAGGGCGGGGTCGCGGCGGTACTGGACGATACCGACACGGTGCAATCCCACGTCGAGGATACCCTCAACGCGGGCGGCGGCCTGTGCCATGAGGACGCGGTACGTTTTACCGTCGAGCACAGCCGCGAGGCCATCCAATGGCTGATCGACCAGGGCGTACCCTTTACCCGCGACGAGAATGCCAAGGTCGACGACGGCGGTTTCGAGTTCCATCTGACCCGCGAGGGCGGCCACAGCCATCGGCGCATCATCCACGCCGCCGATGCCACCGGCGCGGCGATCTTCAAGACCCTGCTGGAACAGGCCCGGCAGCGCCCGAATATCGAACTGCTGGAACAGCGCGTGGCCGTCGACCTGATCACCGAGAAACGCCTGGGCCTGGACGGCGAGCGCTGCCTGGGCGCCTACGTGCTCGATCGCAGCACCGGTGAGGTCGATACCCATGGCGCGCGCTTCACCATTCTGGCCTCGGGCGGCGCGGCCAAGGTCTACCTCTATACCAGCAACCCCGACGGTGCCTGCGGTGACGGCATCGCCATGGCCTGGCGCTCGGGCTGCCGGGTGGCGAACCTGGAGTTCAACCAGTTCCATCCGACCTGCCTGTATCACCCGCAGGCCAAGAGCTTTTTGATCACCGAAGCCCTGCGTGGCGAAGGCGCGCATCTCAAGCTGCCGAATGGCGAACGCTTCATGCCGCGTTTCGATCCGAGGGCGGAACTGGCGCCACGGGATATCGTCGCCCGGGCCATCGACCATGAAATGAAGCGCCTGGGGATCGACTGCGTCTACCTGGACATCAGCCACAAACCCGAAGCCTTCATCAAGACGCACTTCCCGACGGTGTACGAACGCTGCCTGGCGTTTTCCATCGACATCACCCGCCAGCCGATCCCGGTGGTGCCTGCCGCGCACTACACCTGCGGTGGCATCCTCGTCGACCAGCAGGGCCGCACCGATGTCCCCGGCCTGTATGCAATCGGCGAAACCAGCTTCACCGGCCTGCATGGCGCCAATCGCATGGCCAGCAACTCGCTGCTCGAGTGCTTCGTCTATGCCCGTTCGGCGGCAGCCGACATCCTCCGGCAACTGCCCGAGATCGCCCAGCCCACGGCCCTGCCCAGCTGGGATGCGAGCCAGGTCACCGACTCCGATGAAGACGTGATCATCGCCCACAACTGGGACGAGTTGCGGCGTTTCATGTGGGACTACGTGGGCATCGTGCGGACCAACAAGCGCCTGCAACGGGCACAACACCGGGTGCGCCTGCTGCTCGACGAGATCGATGAGTTCTACAGCAACTACAAGGTCAGCCGCGACCTGATCGAACTGCGCAACCTGGCCCAGGTGGCGGAGCTGATGATCCGCTCCGCCATGGAGCGCAAGGAAAGCCGGGGCTTGCACTACACCCTCGACTACCCGGACCTGCTCCCCGAGGCGCTGGACACTATCCTGGTACCGCCCACCTACGTCGGCTGAACTTGAGCCGCACGCGCAGGCGCCGATGCACATCGGGCGCCAGCGCGTCGCGGGGCACGCAGACCGAGCGCGGCAGCCAGTCTGCGCGTCGACGAAAACGCAGCACCACCAACCAGGGCAAGGCCAGGCTGTCGCGGTGCAACTGCACCGGCTGCCAGCCGTCTGCCCGGCTCCAGAGTTGCCAGCCCTGCTCGTCACGACGCAGTCCGGTCACCGCCGACGCATGATTCAACAGGATGTGTCGCGGCAGCACCCAGGCAGCCTGCAACAGGCACGCAAACGCCCCGGACAGGCTTGCCCAGAACGGGATATCCAGCAGGAGCAACGACAACAGCGAGAGGCACAAGGCCCCGAGATAGGCCGCCAGCAACAGCCGTGAGGCCTGCCAGCGGCATTCGAAGCGATTACTTGGGCTGAACACGATCCAGGATCATGCGCACCATGCGCTGCAGCTCAGGGTCCGGCGACTCGGCACGTTCCATGAACCAGCCGAACATGTCCTGATCCTCGCACTCGAGCAGATTGCGATAGCACTCGCGGTCGACGTCATTCAGGTGCGGGTACACCTCCTTGACGAAGGGGACCAGCAGCACGTCCAGCTCCAGCATGCCGCGACGGCTGTGCCAATAGAGGCGGTTGAGTTCTACATCTTCGACCATGGAACACTCCTCGAATTTGCGCGCAAGTATACAGGCCTGATCGTCACCGCACAGTCGGCTTTGGTCGGCATGGCACCGCGCTTTGTAAACTATCCATTTCCAGGGCACCCCTCTATGATGTGTACCAGACCTTTTCATGCTGCGAAGACCCATGGCCGATTCCGCTTTTTTCTGTAGCCTTTCCCACGAAGGCGTTCTCGCCGTCCGCGGCGCCGATGCCAGCAAGTTCCTGCAAGGCCAATTGACCTGCAACCTCAATTACCTCAGCGACACCCATACCAGCCTCGGCGCGCGCTGCACGCAAAAAGGCCGCATGCAATCGAGCTTTCGCATCCTGCTCGAAGGCGATGGGGTGTTGCTGGCCATGGCCAGCGAGCTGCTTGAGCCCCAGTTGGCGGACCTGAAAAAGTATGCGGTGTTCTCCAAGTCCAAGCTCAGCGATGAAAGCGCCGGCTGGGTCCGTTTCGGCCTCGGCGACGCCGACGCCGTTCTGGCCAGCCTGGGTCTGGAGTTGCCACACGACAACGACAGCGCGGTCCGTGCCAATGGCCTGATCGCGGTACGCGTATCGCCCGGGCGCAGCGAACTCTGGGTGCCGGCGGCGCAGGCCGAATCGGTACGGGCCCAACTGACCAGTCATCTGCGCGAAGCCGACCTCAATACCTGGCTGCTCGGCCAGGTTCGTGCCGGCATCGGCCAGGTCATGCCACAGACCCGCGAGCTGTTCATCCCGCAGATGCTCAACCTGCAGGCCGTCGGCGGCGTCAGCTTCAAGAAAGGTTGCTACACCGGCCAGGAAATCGTCGCGCGCATGCAGTACCTGGGCAAGCTCAAGCGCCGCCTGTATCGCCTGGAGCTGAGCGCCGAGCAACTGCCGCAACCGGGTGCCGAACTGTTTTCGCCGTCTCATAACAGCGCCATCGGTGAGGTGGTGATCGCGGCCAGGGCCGAAGACGGTATCGAACTGCTGGCTGTGCTGCAGGCTGAAGCGGCCGAAGAAGGCACTGTCCACCTGGGCGATCTGCAAGGCCCCGTACTGGCACTGCTGGATCTGCCTTATCAACTGGACCGCGACCGCGAAATCCAGCGTTAATCGCACCGCTGTAGAGACCACGAATGAACAAGCTGGCGGATAAGGTCCTGCGGGACTTGGTAGCAGCCATCGATAACGATGACCTGGTGCTGCCCACGCTGCCGGAGGTCGCCCTGAAGATTCGCGAGGCGGCCGAAGATCCGGAGATCAGCGTCAGCACCTTGAGCAAGGTGATCGGCGGCGATACTGCGTTGTCGGCGCGCCTGATCAAGGTGGTCAACAGCCCGTTACTGCGTGCCAGCCATGAAGTGACCGATCTGTATACCGCCATCACCCGATTGGGGGTGAACTACAGCAGTAACCTGGCGATCGGCCTGGTGATGGAGCAGATCTTCCATGCCCGCTCCGAGGTAGTCGAACAGAAGATGCGCGATATCTGGCGCAAGAGCCTGGAAATCGCCGGCATCTGCTACGTACTGTGTCGCGACTTCACCCAGCTCAAGCCGGATCAGGCCGCCCTCGGCGGGTTGGTACACCAGATCGGCGCGCTACCGATCCTGACGTATGCCGAGGATCATTACGAACTGCTGGCCGACCCGCTGAGCCTGGATCATATGATCGACAGCATTCACCCGATACTGGGTGACAAGCTGCTACGGGTGTGGGACTTCCCCAAGCGACTGGCCACGCTGCCGGGCCAGTACCTGGACCTGCAACGCGACAGCGCGAGCCTGGATTACGTCGACCTGGTGCAGATCGCCACGGTGTTCTGCCACCAGGGCACGACGCAGGCCTTCGCCCATGTCGAGCCGAGCAGTCTGCCGGCCTTTCGCAAACTGGGGCTCGACCCGAACAGCGAGGCCTGGATCGAGAAGCTCAATGATGCGCGGATGATGCTCAACTGACTTGGCCTTCAGGCCAGGTCTGACGAGCGGGCCTGCACGCGTTGCAGGTGGGCTCTTGCTGCCGGCCAGAGATACCGCACGTCCAGGTTTCAGGGCCGCTTTGCGGCACAGCACGGGCAAGCCCGCTCGCCACAGGTTCTGAGCAAGACACTGAGCGTGCGGTCAACCGGCGATGAAACTTACCCGCACCTTCAAGCCACACGGCTCGCCATCATGCAGGCTGATCTGCGCCAGATGCGCCCGGCAGATTTCACCGACAATCGCCAGACCCAGACCCGAACCCAGGCCTTGCTGGTTACGACGGTAGAAGCGCTCGAACACCCGATCGCGTTCTTCCAGCGGAATGCCCGGACCATCGTCTTCCACTTCCAGCACGGCGGGCGCACTGACCCGCAGGATCACATTGCCGCCGGCCGGCGTGTGGGCCAGTGCGTTGTCCACCAGGTTGCTGAGCAGTTCGTTGAGCAAGGTCGGCTCCCCCCGCAACCACACCGGATCGTCCGCCTCCAGCGCCAGGGCCACGCCACGGGCATGGGCCAGCGGCGCCATGGCCATGCCCAGTTCTCGCGCCAGTTGGCTCAGGTCGAGCCGTTGCGCGCCACCCTCGGCAATCGCCCGCGCACCGTTCTCCACCCGCGCCATGGACAGTAACTGATTGGCCAGGTGAGTCAGTCGATCGGTACCCTGGGCTGCGGTTTCCAGGGTGCTGCGCCAGGTGTCGGCGTCGGAGGCGCGCAAGCCCAGTTCCAGGCGCGCTTTCAAGGCCGCCAACGGCGTACGCAGTTCGTGGGCGGCATCGGCGATGAACTGCCCCTGGCGCTCGAACTGCCGACGCAGGCGCTCGGTGAAATGGTTGAGCGAGCGCACCAGCGGCCCCAGTTCATGCTGCACCTCCACCAGCGGCAAGGGCCGCAGGTCGTCCGGCTGGCGCTCTTCCACCGCCGTGCGCAAACGCTCCAGCGGTCGCAGCGCCGCACTCACGGCAAACCACACCAGCAGCAGCGCGCCCACCGCCAGCATGCCCAGGCGCAGCAAGGTGTCGGCCATCAGGCTGCGTGCCATGTTGACTCGCGCCTCATCGGTTTCGGCCACGCGGATTTCCGCCATGCCGTTCATGTTCGGCTCGCTGACCGCCTTGAGCAGGCTCACCACCCGCACGTTCTGCCCGCGATACTGGGCGTCGTAGAACCGTGCCAGGGCCGGATAATCATCGGTGCGCGGCGTGCCGGGCGGTGGCGGCGGAAGGTTTTCGTAGCCGGAAATCGGCTGCCGGTGAATGTCGTTGACCTGATAGTAGATCCGCCCGGCGCTGTCGTAGGCGAAGGTGTCGAGCGCCACATAGGGCACATCGGCGCTGAGGGTGCCATCGCGCTGCGACAGGCCGGCGGCAATGGTCCGGGCCGAGGCCAGCAGGGTTCGGTCATAGGCGGTGTCGGCCGCCTCGCGTCCGTTCCAGTAGGCACTCAGGCCACTGGCGAGCATCAGCAGCACCAACAACAACGCAAGGTTCCACAGCAACCGCCAACGCAGGCTGCTGGGCTTATGCATCACGGGCTTCCAGCAGATAACCGAGGCCACGGAAGGTCACGATAGCCACCGCATGGCCGTCGAGTTTCTTGCGCAAGCGATGCACATAGATTTCGATGGCGTCGGCGCTGGCTTCCTCGTCCAGACCAAAGACCTGGGATGCCAGTTGCTCCTTGCTCATCACCCGGCCTGGGCGGGCGATCAGCGCTTCCAGCACCGCCTGCTCGCGCGAGGTCAGGGTCAGCAGTTCGTCACCGAGGGTGAAACGTCGGGTATCCAGGTCATAGACCAGCACACCGCAGCGTTGCTGGCGCTCGCCACCCAGCACACTACGCCGCAGCAACGCCTTGACCCGCGCTTCGAGTTCGGTGAGTTCGAACGGCTTGGCCAGGTAATCGTCGGCCCCCAGGTTGAGGCCATGGACCCGGTCCTTCACATCGCTGCGGGCGGTCAGCATCAGTACCGGCAGGTTTTTCCCGCGTGCCCGCAAGCGTGCCAGTACCTCGAAGCCATCCATGCGCGGCAGGCCGACATCAAGGATTGCCACCGCATAGTCCTCGCTGCTCAGGGCCAGGTCAGCAGCGACCCCGTCATGCAGGACGTCCACCGTCAAACCGGTACTCTTGAGGGCCTGGGCGACGCTTTCGGCCAACTGCAGGTGGTCTTCGACCAGAAGCACACGCATGGATTTGCTACCTCGACTGGGGCTGCTGGAGGCCCTTCTGAGCGCGGAGTTTACCCAATAAACCCGCGCCCGCCAGTCACCTTCGCCCTTGTTTGGCGGGCCTTTCCTGCTGAAAGCTTGGTGAAAGGTTAAGTCTTTACAGTCTTGTTACGGACAGTTCCAAGCGCAAGATCCTACGCATTGCAACTGCTTCCAGAATAGTAATACCTCGAGAGACGCCACGATGCGTTTCCATCAAGAATAAGAACAATAACGGAGTCCGACAGCATGCTGTCCCCAAAGCCTCAGGCCTGCCTACCTGGCCCGCTTTTCCCTACCGCTCCCCCCCTTTGCGCCAGCGCAACTACCCTGGCCGCTTCCACGCATCCCGCCAACGCCAGCGCGTACCCGCCGGCACGCCGCTGCGTGGCCCCATGGACATCGAACACCCCATAACAACAACTCCCGTGGAGAGAACAATGGACCTGTCACTACGTAAAATCGCCCTCGCCGCCAGCCTTGCCCTGCTGGCCGGCCAGACCTTCGCCGCCGAGCCCAAGCGCCCGGAATGCATCGCCCCGGCCTCCCCCGGCGGTGGCTTCGACCTGACCTGCAAACTGGCGCAAAGCGCCCTGGTCAACGAAAAAGTCCTGAGCAAGCCAATGCGCGTGACCTACATGCCCGGTGGCGTCGGCGCCGTGGCCTACAACGCGGTGGTCGCCCAGCGCCCGGCCGATGCCGGGACCCTGGTGGCCTGGTCCAGCGGCTCGCTGCTGAACCTGGCCCAGGGCAAGTTCGGTCGCTTCGATGAAAGCGCAGTCCGCTGGCTGGCAGCGGTCGGCACCAGCTACGGCGCCATCGCGGTGAAAAGCGATTCGCCGTACAAGAGCCTCGACGACCTGGTCAAGGCTCTGAAAAAAGACCCGGGCAGCGTGGTGATCGGCTCCGGCGGCACCGTCGGCAGCCAGGACTGGATGCAGACCGCGCTGATCGCCAAGGCTGCCGGGATCAACCCGCGCGACCTGCGCTACGTGGCCCTCGAAGGCGGCGGCGAAATCGCCACGGCCCTGCTCGGCGGGCACATCCAGGTCGGCAGTACCGATATCTCCGACTCCATGCCGCATATTCTCAGCGGTGACATGCGCCTGCTCGCGGTGTTCTCCGAACAGCGCCTGGACGAGCCGGAAATGAAAAACATCCCTACCGCTCGCGAGCAGGGCTACGACATCGTCTGGCCAGTGGTGCGCGGTTTCTACCTGGGGCCGAAGGTCAGCGACGAAGACTACGCCTGGTGGAAAAACGCCTTCGACAAGCTGCTGACCTCCGACGAGTTCGCCAAGCTGCGCGACCAGCGTGAACTCTTCCCGTTCGCCATGACCGGCCCGGAGCTGGACAGCTACGTGAAGAAGCAAGTCGCCGACTACAAAGTGCTGGCCAAGGAATTCGGCCTGATCCAGTGACCACCGTCCTCTAGTCGCGGCCACACCCTGCTGCATGGCGGGGTGTGGCCCAGGAGTCGCTCATGCTCTTGCAACGTCTCTTTGCCTCCGTGCTGCTGCTGGCCTGTGCCGGCCTGGCGCTGATGGCCTGGCCCTATCAGGCCGCCTTTTCCTACGAGCCGGTCGGGCCGCGTGCCTACCCGCTGCTGATGCTCGGTCTGATGAGTCTGGCCCTGCTGTACATGCTGTTTCGCCCGGCGCCGATCAAGCACAGCGACGACGAGCCGCCGCTGGACCGCGAAACCCTGACCAAGATCGCGATCTGCACCGGCCTGCTGCTGGTGTTCGCCGGGACCTTCGAACCCTTGGGCTTCATCCTCAGCAGCATTCTGATCGGTGTGCCGATGGCGCGCCTGTATGGCGGCCGCTGGCTGCCCAGCGTGGTGATCATCAGCCTGATGAGCGTCGGCCTTTATCTGCTGTTCGATAAGGCCATGGACGTACCGCTGCCCCTCGGACTGCTCGACGTTCTGGAGAACTGACATGGATACTTTCAGCTACCTGGGCCAGGGCTTCGGCGTCGCGCTCAGTCCCTACAACCTGGTCACCGCCCTCTGCGGCACCCTGATCGGCACCGTCGTCGGCCTGCTGCCGGGCCTGGGCCCGATCAACGGCGTTGCGCTGCTGATCCCGATCGCCTTCGCCCTCGGCCTGCCGCCGGAGTCGGCGCTGATCCTGCTGGCAGCGGTGTACCTCGGGTGCGAGTACGGCGGACGGATCAGTTCGATCCTGCTCAACATCCCCGGTGAAGCCTCCACCGTGATGACCACCCTCGACGGCTACCCGATGGCTCGCCAGGGCCTGGCCGGCGTTGCCCTCTCGCTGTCGGCCTGGAGTTCGTTCATCGGTGCCTTCATCGCCACCTGCGGCATGGTGTTGTTCGCCCCGCTGCTGGCGAAATGGGCGATCGCCTTCGGCCCGGCGGAATACTTCGTGCTGATGGTGTTCGCCATCGTCTGCCTCGGCGGCATGGCCGGTGACCGCCCGCTCAAAACCTTCATCGCGGCGCTGATCGGGCTGTTCCTGTCGAGTGTCGGGATCGACGCCAACAGTGGCGTGTACCGGTTCACCGGCGACAACATCCACCTGACCGACGGCATCCAGTTCGTCGTGCTGGTGCTGGGCCTGTTCTCCATCAGTGAAATCCTCCTGCTGCTGGAAAAGACCCACCATGGTCAGGAAGCGGTGAAGGCCACCGGACGGATGATGTTCAACTTCAAGGAAGCGGCGTCGGTGTTCGTGGTGAACATCCGTTGCGGCCTGCTGGGTTTCATCATGGGCGTACTGCCCGGTGCCGGCGCAACCCTGGCCAGCGCCGTGGCCTATATGGCCGAGAAACGCATGGCCGGTAATAGCGGCACCTTCGGCCAGGGCGACAAGCGCGGCCTGGCGGCACCGGAAACCGCGATCGGCGCCTCGGCCTGTGGCGCGCTGGTGCCGATGCTGACCCTCGGCGTACCCGGCTCGGGCACCACCGCGGTGATGATCGGCGCCCTGTCGCTGTACAACATCACCCCTGGCCCACTGCTGTTCCAACAGCAGCCGGATATCGTCTGGGGCCTGATCGCCTCGCTGTTCATCGCCAACATCATGCTGGTGATCCTGAACATCCCGATGATCCGCATCTTCACCCGCATCCTCTCGGTGCCGAACTGGGCGCTGGTGCCGGTGATCGCCATCATCACCGCGATCGGGGTCTACGCGGTGCACGCCACCACCTTCGACCTGTTCCTGATGATCGGCATCGGCATCTTCGGCTACATCCTGCGCAAGCTCGACTTCCCGCTGTCGCCGGTACTGCTGGGCTTTATCCTCGGCGGGCTGATGGAGTCGAACCTGCGTCGGGCGCTGTCGATTTCCAACGGTGCACTGGAGATCCTCTGGGCCAGCCCGATCAGCATGGGTGTCTGGGTGCTGACCGTGTTCATGCTGGCCATGCCGTTGCTGCGCATCTGGCGCAAGCGTGCCGCCCAACGGCGTGCGCTGGCCAATGCCTGACACCGGTTGGCGTGGTTGGTGGGGAACACCGCTGGTCGGTCTGGCTGGCGGTTACCTCGCCAGCCAGGTCGGCTGGCCGCTGCCGTGGATGGTCGGCTCGTTGCTGGCGATCATCCTGGTGCGTTGCCTGACCCCCTGGCAACTGGCGGAGATTCCCGGTGGACGCAAGACCGGCCAGTGGGTGGTCGGCATCGGTATCGGCCTGCACTTCACGCCACTGGTGATGGAACAGGTGCTGGCGCATTTCGGCCTGATCCTGTTCGGCGCGCTGGTCACCAGCCTCTCCAGCGTCTTCGGCGTGTGGCTGCTACGGCGCACCGGTGAAGATCGCGCCACGGCATTCTTTTCCAGTATGCCGGGCGGCTCCGGCGAAATGGTCAACCTCGGTGCCCGTAACGGCGCGGTGCTCAGCCGGGTCGCCGCCGGGCAGAGCCTGCGGGTACTGGTGGTGGTGCTCTGTGTGCCGGCCGCGTTCAAGTACCTGCTCGGCGACGGCGTGCCGCTGAACGGCGCAAGCGTCGTCGACTGGCACTGGCTGGCCGTGTTGTTTCCTCTCGGTGCCCTGCTCGCCTGGCTCTGGCAGCGCCTGCGCCAACCCAACCCGTGGTTGTTCGGCCCCTTGCTGCTGAGCGCGACGGTGAGCATCGCCTGGGACCTGCATATCGGCCTGCCCAACGGTGGCAGCCAGATCGGCCAGTGGCTGATCGGCAGTGGCCTGGGTTGTCATTTCAATCGTGAATTCTTCCGCAGGGCGCCTTCGTTCATGGGCCGAACCCTGCTCGGCACGGCACTGACCATGCTGATCGCCAGCCTGTCGGCCTGGGCCTTGAGCGCCCTGACCCACCTCGACCTGCGTTCGCTGACCCTGGGCATGATGCCCGGTGGCATCGCGGAAATGAGCCTGACCGCCGAGACCCTGCAACTGTCGGTGCCCCTGGTGACGGCCATGCAGGTGATGCGGTTGTTGTTCGTGTTGTTTCTGGCAGAGCCGTTGTTTCGGCGTTGGAACCGGCCTGCCTGAGAGTCGGCCTGGCTTGCGGGTCGCGCAACCCTTTCCTTGCCGATCAATACCGGATCATCGGCAAGGAAAACGTTTCAGGAAAACCGCCCGTGCACATCGTTAAAGCGCCTGATTTTTGCGTTGGTCAGTAGGTCAATTGAAACAAAAGTACCTCCGACCGAGGACTCAAATTAACACGGTAAAACAGATTCACCCGATCAAGACCCGGGTCATCGGTAAGATCTTCATTATCAAGCAAGATGGTCACCTTGCCATTTGAAACATCAGACGCTGAAACGATATGGGTCATCTCGTAAATGACGAAAAGCCGGTCCATGACCAGCACAATGGAATCACCCACCTTGATATCGTCATACCTCACCTCTGCCGTGGCAGGCTTGCCATCAAGGCCAGTAACGTAAAGCACGCCATTTTTAACCTCAACGACATGAGGTGCCGGCAGGCTGACTTTGAGAACTTTTTTTGATCCAGACATGATTGCAACTCCCTTAATAAGGACAGATATAAGAAACGTCGACAGGAGCAGAGTTGTTCTGCCCTATCGTCATTTCCCCTGATTATCCAAACAAGATTCCAACACTCGGGATACTGTCAATTCTGACAGTCCCGACGAAAGGCCCCGGGTGACCCGGGGCCACGTGATTCAACCTGACAGTCCCAGTTCCCTGACGCGGACATTGTCCACCGCGTAGTCATTGCCCAGCCCGGTCGCAACATGGTTGTAGAGTTGCAGACGCATGGTGGTAGCGGTTGCGGTAAACACGCCTTTCATGGTCTGCCAGTGCTCCTGGGAAATCGTCACTGGTCCCACCAGGGTTCTACCTTCGACCAATAGGGATACCATCGGCGCGCTCGGCACATTGTTCACCCGCCTGATGTAAATGCTGAACTCATAACGCATGCCCGGCTCAAGGCCACGGTAGTCCCGATACAAAAACACACCATTGGATCGGTCCGTATACGTCCAGTTGTATAGAAACCAGTTCCCGTCTTCATGCTTGATGACCAGATCACGAGGATCAGCGGCCGCCGGCCCTTTTTGCCAACCATTCCAGTTATTGTTGTCGAACGTGGTCAGGTCGTCGAATGGCAGGCGTACCGTCAGCGTCAATACCGGGAACACCACCGCCTCACTTTCATGAGTACTGCCATCGGCCGTGACCTTGCAGGTAAACCTGAGGGTGCTGACGTTTTGCAGCCTATCAAGCTGGGAGCGCAGCAAGGGCTCGTTCAGCCCATGGAGCACATGGGCTGCTGTCACCACCAAACCCTGCAATATTTTGAGGGTATACGGCAGGCCGTCCTTCCCAGTCCCGACACCAGACAACCAGACCCGTTGCCCCGGCAGGATGAACCACCATCGCTCCACGGTGACCGAGGCGTTTCCGGTAAAGGTACGCAGGTCCAGAAGGTCCTTGATAGCCTGCGGCACGACGGGGATCGGCAAGCGCACCGGCATGCTGATCTGCAGGTTGAGATCCGCGGAAGTCGCGACCTTGCAGCTACCGGTAACCGTATAGTTGATCGGCACCGTCTTGCCGATACCATGGATCACCGCCTCGCGCGGGATATGAAAATCGACATGTCCCGGATCGCTGTTACCGGGTTTCGGCGCCAGCGGCAAACAACCTCCGACCTCGAGTTTCCAGCACGGCTGAATGCTCTGCCGGGCACTGATCGCGTCGTATTCCACACGCAGTGTCACGCCGTCCCGGCCGTTGTACACGGTCAGCAGCGAGCCGACGGCTTCACGGACCGTGGGCGCCTTCAACACCCAGTCCTCCTGGGTGATCTCCAGCGTCAGGGTCGGGAACAGCGTGGCCGTGGGCTTATCGGCAACGCCGTTGAAATTCACCGCAAAGTGCACCTCGAACCGGCTGCAGTCAGCCAGCTTTTGCAACTGGGCACGCGGTAGCCAGGTACTTACGCCCTGCTCCAGCCACTCGGCATCGAGCGGCTCGCCTTCAAGCACCTGGAAGCTGTAGCCGATGCCATCCTCCTGCTCACCGGTCACCCACAGCCAGCAAGGTTGCTCAAGCGCCCGATAGTCCCAGGGTTCCACCAGGCAATTGGCATCCCCGGAAAAGGTATTGAGATCCAGTGTGTCGGCAGTGGCCTGCTCCACTACCGGTCGCGGTAGTTGGCTGATATCGAGCACGCTCACCGGGCGCGTTGGCGATTCCCAGAAGACGCCCGAGCTTTGCGTCACGCTGTAGGACACCGTCACCGTCTGACGAAAATTCGCACTGATGGCCGAGGGCGGTACCCGGAACTCAAGCGACGTTTCCCCCTCCACCACCTCACGACACTCGAGTGATGGCGAACCGGCCCCAGGCGTGCCGGCCCAGGCGGGGCAGACCCAATCACCGGCGCTCATGCCGTCATACGCCACCTGAATAGTCGCGCCGTGCGTGGTGTTGAGCGGATTGAGCAACCACCCCTCGGTCTCGTCCTGTGTCGACTCACGAACAACAGGCGGCGG from Pseudomonas asplenii harbors:
- a CDS encoding AbrB family transcriptional regulator, with translation MPDTGWRGWWGTPLVGLAGGYLASQVGWPLPWMVGSLLAIILVRCLTPWQLAEIPGGRKTGQWVVGIGIGLHFTPLVMEQVLAHFGLILFGALVTSLSSVFGVWLLRRTGEDRATAFFSSMPGGSGEMVNLGARNGAVLSRVAAGQSLRVLVVVLCVPAAFKYLLGDGVPLNGASVVDWHWLAVLFPLGALLAWLWQRLRQPNPWLFGPLLLSATVSIAWDLHIGLPNGGSQIGQWLIGSGLGCHFNREFFRRAPSFMGRTLLGTALTMLIASLSAWALSALTHLDLRSLTLGMMPGGIAEMSLTAETLQLSVPLVTAMQVMRLLFVLFLAEPLFRRWNRPA
- a CDS encoding tripartite tricarboxylate transporter TctB family protein, encoding MLLQRLFASVLLLACAGLALMAWPYQAAFSYEPVGPRAYPLLMLGLMSLALLYMLFRPAPIKHSDDEPPLDRETLTKIAICTGLLLVFAGTFEPLGFILSSILIGVPMARLYGGRWLPSVVIISLMSVGLYLLFDKAMDVPLPLGLLDVLEN
- a CDS encoding tripartite tricarboxylate transporter permease; translation: MDTFSYLGQGFGVALSPYNLVTALCGTLIGTVVGLLPGLGPINGVALLIPIAFALGLPPESALILLAAVYLGCEYGGRISSILLNIPGEASTVMTTLDGYPMARQGLAGVALSLSAWSSFIGAFIATCGMVLFAPLLAKWAIAFGPAEYFVLMVFAIVCLGGMAGDRPLKTFIAALIGLFLSSVGIDANSGVYRFTGDNIHLTDGIQFVVLVLGLFSISEILLLLEKTHHGQEAVKATGRMMFNFKEAASVFVVNIRCGLLGFIMGVLPGAGATLASAVAYMAEKRMAGNSGTFGQGDKRGLAAPETAIGASACGALVPMLTLGVPGSGTTAVMIGALSLYNITPGPLLFQQQPDIVWGLIASLFIANIMLVILNIPMIRIFTRILSVPNWALVPVIAIITAIGVYAVHATTFDLFLMIGIGIFGYILRKLDFPLSPVLLGFILGGLMESNLRRALSISNGALEILWASPISMGVWVLTVFMLAMPLLRIWRKRAAQRRALANA
- a CDS encoding Bug family tripartite tricarboxylate transporter substrate binding protein gives rise to the protein MDLSLRKIALAASLALLAGQTFAAEPKRPECIAPASPGGGFDLTCKLAQSALVNEKVLSKPMRVTYMPGGVGAVAYNAVVAQRPADAGTLVAWSSGSLLNLAQGKFGRFDESAVRWLAAVGTSYGAIAVKSDSPYKSLDDLVKALKKDPGSVVIGSGGTVGSQDWMQTALIAKAAGINPRDLRYVALEGGGEIATALLGGHIQVGSTDISDSMPHILSGDMRLLAVFSEQRLDEPEMKNIPTAREQGYDIVWPVVRGFYLGPKVSDEDYAWWKNAFDKLLTSDEFAKLRDQRELFPFAMTGPELDSYVKKQVADYKVLAKEFGLIQ